The window CGCTCCACGTGGTTCTCGAGACGCTGGCGCAGGCGCCGGCGCTGATCGTGACGCTGGTGAACGGTCCGGCGGTGGGCGGAGGGTTCGCGCTCGCGCTGGCGGGGGACGTGCGGCTGGCGCTTCCCGAGGCGCGCTTCCGGCTGGGGTACGGCCGCGTGGGGCTGACGCTGGACGGGGGGCTCTCCTGGTCGCTTCCGCGTCTGGTGGGAATGGCTCAGGCTCAGAGGCTGGTCTTCGAGGATCCGGACGTGGATGCGGATGAAGCGCAGGCGCTGGGGCTGGTCCATCGAGTGGTGGCCGCGTCGGAAGTGTCGCCGGTGATCGAGGAGCTGGTGGCGAAGGCGAAGCTTCAGAGCCGCTCCTCGATCCAGCGGAACCGCCAGCTTCTCCTGGAGAGCGCCGGGCGTTCGCTGGCGGCCAGCTACGAGGCCGAGGCGGTCGCGATGAAGGCGAGCGCGGGGATGCAGGACGGGAGGGAAGGGATTCAGGCGTTCGTGGAGAAACGTCCCCCCCGATTTTCTTCATGAAGAACGCCGGCCTGAAGGAAGTCCTCGACGGACTGGACCTGCAGACCGACCTGTGGTGGCTGGCGATGGTCCTTTCGGGCCTGGTGGCCAGTTTTCTGGCGGCCTTCGCCTTCCCCGAGTCGGGAACCTTCTGGGCTTACCTTTCGGCCGGCGCGCGCCTGTCGCTGGCGCTGTGTCTGGCGGAGCAGCCCTGGGGGGGCGTCTTCCGCCGGTTCCTGGCGCTGGGGGGGGCGGCGGGGGCGTTCTCGATCTTCGCCGACCACCTGCTCGTCCACTGGAAGGCCGGAGGGCAGCGCGTGTATCCGGAGGGCGAGGCGCTCGTCCTGAGCTCGCCGCTGTTCATCCCGATCCTCTGGACCTGCACGGTGGTGGAGTTCGGGTACGCGATCGTGCGCCTCTATGGGCTGGCGGCGCGAAGACTGTCCGGCGAGGCGAGCCTGGGAACGACGATGGTTGCGGGAGGGTTCCTGGCGGCCGCCTGGACGGTGTGTACGGAATTCTGGGCCGTGAAGGCGGGGTGGTGGAAGTACCGGCCCGGCTACGCGATCCTCGGGGAAGGCTGCGCGCTCTACGTGGTCATGGCGTTCTTTTTCATCTTCTTCGGCTTTCTGCCCCTCTTCGCGCGGTACGTGTCCAGTCCGCGCCGGCCTCTTGAGGCGGCCATCCGTTACGG is drawn from Planctomycetota bacterium and contains these coding sequences:
- a CDS encoding enoyl-CoA hydratase/isomerase family protein — protein: MGAVKIQVGGGGLVAKVTLSRPERMNAFDREMLRELGDLVRGVGDSEKLRVLVVTGEGKAFSAGADLQAAKASDSTSNYLGGLAKALHVVLETLAQAPALIVTLVNGPAVGGGFALALAGDVRLALPEARFRLGYGRVGLTLDGGLSWSLPRLVGMAQAQRLVFEDPDVDADEAQALGLVHRVVAASEVSPVIEELVAKAKLQSRSSIQRNRQLLLESAGRSLAASYEAEAVAMKASAGMQDGREGIQAFVEKRPPRFSS